AAATTTAAGAGAAAAGATATATTGAAGGGATAccaatttcttgaaaaaataatgttatTTTTGTCTAATGGGATTCTTTAATTATAGCAAGTATTTGATGTAATTATATATGTAATGGATGAAAGATTGAAAAATTAAAGTAGAGTTTTATGGGTTTGGTCATAAGGATAACACAAGGTGCATGTTAATAATAAGACATGTTAATTTTTCTCGTGTAAACTATATAGTAAAGTAAGGTGTGGAATTAAATGTGAAAAGGTAAGAAAAGAGATGTGCAGTAAAAAATTTCTCGTGCCCCTTAAGCCAATGCACGAGTTTTAcacactttttttttccaagtcCGACTAATTGAGATTTGCACCCCACTTTGGGAGGTTCGAACCCGTGAACTGCTATAACTAGGCAAAATATTGAACCCCTATACCATTGAGCTAagtcctttggcttatgcttaGGGGGTTCAATGTTGAATATATAAACGcaaatcaaaaaatttatcttatatataccgtgtaattttttaacgaagagGGTTCGGATGAACCTGCTGACCCAATGTAGATCCGCCCCTAATCAAGCGCTTAACATTATGCCAAAAGGTATAGATAATAGCAAAGGCGCAACTTTATTTTCTTAACTAAGTTCACTACGCAAGTGTCATGTTCGATCATAACTTCGGCCCGAGCTACCTTAGCCCCCTCGTGGGTCTTGCCATAGGCAAGAGATTGACATTATCCAATAGTATGTATCACACTCATTCACAAGTGCAAAGTTCGACATGAATGTTAGTTGAAGTTCCTATATTgggttttctttctttattgaaTGTTATCACTCCTAGTTCTTTGGTATGGGACCTCTTTGATGGTTCGACAGTTATCCCCGTCTACTCAACTATTCGACTCTACGACTATTGTAATTGTGAGTCGAGGGGAATGGAATAGGAGGCCTTCTTATCCAATCCAGAAATACCATAAATGAAATGAACATTGGAGTTTGTCGCTGGATATTTGACCAAATAGAATCGTCCAGTTCCTATAGAACCTATCACTAAAAGCAGATCTTGTTGGGTGGAGGAAGCACCACAGCtagagtttgatatgataataaataatgaaaatatattggatacgagaattttacgtggaaatccctcaaacagatagaggggaaaaaccacgaggaagaaggatcttactatgataatatgagagtacactgctttcaaatacaaagagaaaacaataatttacacttctctcttgtaaaaaaaataactactaaagaggacactcaagactacaatatttatcttggtgtataactctctttgtatttttactctcactttttctgaatgaaataaatgagggcacgaggccctctatttataggaggataAAAACGCGTAAAAGGATGGAGTATACgcattttcattttaaaaacgCGTAAACACACCTACCCTTCCTACCAAAACGTGTAAATACAAACACACCTACCCTTCctacctttttcttttttcctttttactttTCTCCTTGAGGACTTTTCTTGCAAccctttttgactttcttttaGATCCAACTCTAGAATATAAAATTGAGAATTAATTAAGTTTTTACATCATCCTTTCTACCTAGTTACTGCAATATTacatttctgctaggccaatagaagatcgacaccatatgaacttgttactgttgatctgCTTTGTAagcatatctgctaggttgtcattagtgtgaattttctgaatatccacattGCCTTCTTTCACCTTCTCATAAACAAAGTGATAcggaactcgtatgtgctttgtccttgaatgaaatgccaaattctttgcaagatgcaaagcgctctaaCTGTCATaaaacagagcaaccttctcttgtttgtgcccgagctcctctagtaacatctgcatccatatttcctctttgctagcttgtgtagctgctacatattatGCTTccatcgtagatgtagccacgatagattgcagttttgaaacccaacttacagctcctccatcaagagtaaacacataacctgtggtggacttacttttatcaaTATCACCTGTATAatttgaatcaacataacctttaatagtaaagtctgatcctccataacacaatgcaacatctgaggtacccttgatgtatctcaggatcctcttaacagtattccaatgctctttACCAgaattagccatgtatcgactaaccactcccactgcttgtgcaatgtcaggtcttgtacatatcatggcgaacattaaactttctactgctgatgcatatggtactcgagacatctccatcctctctgcttcattgctaggactcattattgaggataacttgaaattaatacgaagtggggtagaaattgacttacagtcttgcatcttaaagcgtcgcaagattttcttcaagtagttcttttgagaaagccaaatcttcctattatttttgTCTTGGAGAATTTGCATCCCTATAATCTTGTTTGCtttcccaagtccttcatttcaaactccttagccaattgtgcctttaaatttgtgagacaatctttgttggggcctgctactaatatgtcatcaacatacaaccgcaaaataataaaatcgtcATCActaaatctcttgtaataaacacaaggatctgaactatgtcagTTGTATCTacggcttataatgaaggaatcaaatgcCTGTTTGAGatcatatagagatttgttcaacctgcaaaccaagttctctttaccctgttcttcaaaaccttctggttggagtatgtaaatttcttcttcaagttctccatgaagaaatgcagttttgacatctaactgctccaagtacaagtcaaatataaCACACATCGctaggaccactcgaattattgtgagtcgaaccaccggagaaaatatctcattaaagtctataccttctttctgagtgaatcctttcaccaccaatcttgcacgatacttctccacttgatcattaccattgtgtttgatcttgtagaccaatttgtttccaatggccttccttccttatggtaattgaacaagatcccatgttttatttttatgaagagcttcaatttcttcttgcattgcttccATCcatagagatgattcttggtctttcatagcctcgtgaaaagttgaaggctctccatcttctattaatagacagtatgcaatattactctctatagaataatctgagtgacaagttggttctcttctctccctagttgactgTCGAACTTGTAGAGTTTCGATCTcaacttgctcttgttctttgtGCTCTGGTGTTGCTTCAGAAGAAATTggaacttcttttatttcttcaacttcaactgtagtagtctctgatttttcttttgaagtgctatcttcttttgcttgtatcttgttttcaacaaatacaacatccctgctgattaccaccttgcgggcagtgagatcccacaagcgataccccttgactccattagcataccctaagaaaatgcattccctggattttggatctAACTTCAATTTTTCTTAGGTGTTGTATATAatataagcaggacttccgaatatatgtaaacGAGAATAATCAGTTgattttcctgtccacatctctaTTGGCGTTTTTATATCAACgtggttgatggtgaccgattgattaCATAACAGGcagttttgactgcttctgcccaaaatggtttttccaaccctgcagttgccaacatagctcttgtccgttccaacaaggttctattcatccgctctgctactttattttattgtggagtatatgccaccgtgaactgccttttaataccttcttgcttacagaaattatcaaattcatcaccagtgtattctcctccattatctgtccttaAATACTTGATCTTTTTATCAGATTCAAATTCCACCCGCGCTTTAAACTCTTTGAAGACTGGAAAAACATctgtctttctcttgattggatagaCCCAACTTCTCTTGGAGTATTGTCAAtaaatgacatgaaatattttgctcctcctagggactccaccggtgcttgccagataTCAGAGTGGATCAGATataatatttccttgcttttagaagaggaactgctaaactttagTCTATTCTGCTTACTGATAACACAATGCTcaaaaagggtagtgaaacctttttgagccctggaagaagcttttgctcagcaagaatcttcaaacctcatttcgacatatggccaagtttacgatgccatatcatcgttgattcttcaaatgaacttacTGATGCAGTTGAcgtttctccttcttggtgtgtttcacatttaagcacatatagatttacaacaagtttttctgctttcatcactacaagtgctcctttggatattttcatgactccaccatgagtcttacaTGAAAATCCATTATGATCTAATTGTCCCAAAGATaatagattcttcctcaagtcttttacatgtcgtacctcctggatggtgcgtatcgtgccatctttattttgatggacccaataccaagaacattcaaagcatgatcgtctcctatgaacacagacccttctgagataggattatattgatggaaccattctatTCGGGAAGTCATGTGctatgttgctcctgtgtctaTGATCCAGATATCAGTGAAATATTTTCTgttttcattatttgatattacttcactacataaaatatctccatcatccgaggtacatgcaacattcccttaagcatttgatgactcagggtgttcactcttcttcttgaaccgacaatctttcttgaagtgccatTTCTTGCTACAGTTGTAatacttgatattcttcttacttcttaattgagatctaccatgattgtgaaTCCCACTGGGGCTACATTCCGTTGATCTTCCTCTCATCAtaatcaaagcttcagcttgctacgaacttgcttgtctgtcttccttatttttgcgccgattttcttcttctaagacggcgactgcaatttcatcgaaaactagactatcTGTATTATTcatcaggttgatgatgagttgatcatacgagtcaggtagactttgaagtagaagctccgcacgttcagtcccttctattttgcaacccattattgtaagttgcaaaaataaagtattcaaaatattgatgtgttcagtaactgacatggactctgccattcgaagagtatacaattttatttttaagaagattttattatgcaaagacttggccttaTACAGTcctgtaagagtatcccatatttccttcgccgttcGTTTTTCAGCcatactagacaacacttgatcagctagtgccaggtgtagatcagcaactgcattgctgtctatgtcattccacttgccGTCATCAGTAAAatctgtgggcctgccttcaattgcagctaagcaattgtcctttctcaatatcactcttattttcattttccacaatgagaaattagtcccattgaatttctcaacatcaaactttgttgtactagacattgttatttgcttcacacccttctagatcatttctgaatatttttgcgaataATCGTGACAAACTATACTGTCatcgaaatttactattcacatgaattttactattcaccgaaatttactattcacagatagtaccttCACATGaaacagacagaataaccgagggctctgatatcACTGTTAGGGGGagaaagcaccacaactaaagtttgatatgataataaataatgaaaataaattggacacgagaattttatgtggaaacccctcaaacaaaatagagggaaaaaaccacgggataaaaaaatcttactatgataatatgggagtacactgctttcaaatacaaagagaaaacaataatttacACTTTTCTCTTATAAaagaaacaactactaaagaggacactcaagactataatatttatcttggtgtataactctctttgtatttttactctcactttttctgaatgaaataaatgagggcacgaggccctctatttataggaggatgaaAACGCGTAAAAGGATGGAGTATACACGTTTTCATTTTAAAAACGCGTAAACACACCTACCCTTCCTACCAAAACGTGTAAATACAAACACACCTACCCTTCCTAccttttacttttttcttttttacttttctcTTTGAAGACTTTTCTTGCAGGTCTTTTTGACTTTCTTTCAGATCCAACTCTAGAGGATGTTGAAAGAGCAGGTGCTTCTATTTGAAACAAAAGCATTAGCCGAGACATACCTCCCTCTAAAGAACACTGTTGACAATGGGGTTCAGGAGGCCCTCAAAAAAAGTAATAGAGCAAGAAAGACGCAACAGCAAGTAAACAACAAGCGTCTTCccaaaacaatattattttccaATATAAAGATACATTCTTTGGTAAAGACAATGGGTGCTTGAGCATGACTATTGATTAGTGTAATTTATCGTGTTATAGCAAGTTACTTACTATGTACTTACCTAGAATGTGTTTAAGTTCTATGCATCGACGACAGAGTacatattatttaaaatcaataaacAAAAATGAACAAGTGCCTTAAATGTTGCATTTCAGGCAAATATACAATCTAAGATCCACAGAAAAAGTGCAGGGATTTACATGCTTTCTCACTCAGCCTCAGTTAAATCATTGTTTTAACCTCACAATTAGGCTACAATGATATAtagaaaattaatattttggCCTTCTCAGTCATCAACATAGATGGTTTCTTGCTGAAACAGCCCACCAAAAATCTTCCTCTTCTCTGTTGCAGCAATCTCTGTTTGTTTAGCTGGTTTCGGAGCCTCCTTTTTTTTCGAAGCAAATGGATTCCTTGGAGGAGTTTTGACAACTGCTTTCTGAGCAGGCAATTTTTTGGCCTTGGCCTGTCCCCTAACGGTAGCAACTTGAGCATCTGATTCCTCGTTGGCCTTTTCAACAGCTGATTTGAGTTGTGAGCTGAATTTTTCGAATGAAAATCCTGTACTTAAGCCTTTTGCTTTGTCTAGTAGATTTTCAACAGAAGGAACGGAAGCTGATGACGCCTTCTCTTCAACTTCTTTTGCAATGTTAGCAGCAGCCTTTGCTTCTTTCTTTTCGAGCTTCTTTGCTTCTTGTTCCTGCCTCTTGGCTGCTTCAGCAACTCCTCGAGCTTCTTCCTCAGCTTTCAATTTTTCTAGGGCTTCTGCGTAGGCCTTTCTCCGACCATCCTCAGGAATGGCGCTGAGTATATAATGGTTCACTCGTTTAGATTATATGACATTCAGAACTTGTACGAAAGAGAATTATATAACAATGTTATGTAACTGTACATACTTATCGTATTGTTTTGTTGTAGTTTCTATCTTGTTACtatcttttgtttttgttattatctGAGGTTTTTTgtacttttaatactttttttCTGGACTGCTTTGGACTGTTTTTCCCTTGAGCCGGGGTCTATCAAAAAAAACTTTTCTACCTTTGAGGTAGGATGTAAGTTCTACGTACTTTCTACCTTCCCTAAGCCTCACTTTGTggactacactgggtatgttgttgttattgtgctaacaaaatgaagaaaaatagtTTAACCTGTTTTATAGCAAGTAATCTGTCTTATATTTCACGTTACTAATCCCACTTTTTATGGATGTTTACCTGTAGTTATCTTTTAGATTATCTGATAATTCTTTCACACTTTCGGATTCAGTGCATAGAAGTTAAACTCGTAGAAGAACAATCCTTACGACCACCAGTATTACACAAATTTGGAAATGCAGCAATTGAGGAAAGAGGTATTTACCTAAAAAGTTCATCCACAGTCTTCGACGTTGCTAATGGATCAGTAAAGACTTCCACAACCTGTACAATGAAATAATTCCAGTGGCTCAAAGAACTAGCCATTTCATGCACAATGGAAGACTATAATATTGGACCAACACGGCCTTAAATGGAGTAACATGGATgttgaggattcatatagccgacTACCCAACATGCTTGAGATTGAGGTGTAGTAAATTTTGTTGTTGTAATGTTCTACTACAGGACCTAATGCATTTGGAGAAACTTTACTTAAGGAAAGTAATAACAGACCTTATTTTCTGCCACCGCCGTGTTGGAGAAAACATCCACCACTAGCTTAGCTATCTGAGACTTCGGCACCTGATTCATAAAACAAGAGATTGTAAGTGACGAcgtcaatttgtttgtctggaTTTGACTTGACATGGAGTTtaagaaaacaaagaagactTAAAGAATTTTGTgctcttaaactaaagatatgttgaatgtaccaaaatgtcctttaattttGTGCTCGTAAACAtggaaaagttgaaattaaagagttgccaaaaaaagaaagaaacgttCTTTTCGAAACGGACCAAAAaagaaagtaagacaaataaattgtaACGGGGGCAGTAACATGCTAAATTCATAAAGAGGGATTGAGATCGAAAAACAGGAAACAATAACAGAAGTGTATGTCATGTAGTAAAATCCGGAACAAAATTTTTGAGTGTAAAACATTAAAGAGTTAGCTAGAATTTCCACGACGAAAAAGAAATTGCATACATTACATTACTTTATAGGCGTCAGCACCAGCACTTCCTTCAGCTGACACGACGATTTTGTATGAGCTCTCAGGGGAGAAATCCTCAGTTAAGCTGGTTTTTATGAGTGTATAGCTTAGATCTGTCTCAACTATCTTCTGCAGAAACTCTGCTATCGTCAAcgtttgagattttgagaacAGATTGTTGAAGAAAGACGTAATTCCATCGAGCACATTGTATGTAGAGCCTCCTGAGGAAGATTCATCATAGACTATGGCCACATGCCCAACACCAGCTAATTGTGCAGCTTGTATAACTTGTACAGCATCTGTTGTAGTGACTTCAGTCGTAGGACCGTCCTCTGCCTTACCAATAGTAACCACAACTTTGCTAGCATTTCCAATTGCTTTTGCAATTGATTCTGCATCTTGAAATGTGGATGCCACTGCATTCAGGCGTTTCGACTCATCGTTAGAGATTACCTGCAATGATGCAACATGTATAATCAGAAAAAGAACAGATTATTTCAATCTGTTTTCTACCACCACTTCTCTTATGGTGCAATAAGAGCATTTGTAGTGATATTTTGCTCTCAAAGAAATGGCAAACAAAATCATATTCCAATTCATCGAGTTTTCTATTAAGAAAAATGGACGTTGGGCCTAACTTAATTACAAATGTTAAACTCATGAGGTGAGGATTGTCTGAAACCATATAAGCAGACAACAACTCATTCCCTAAAACCAATGTGAGACACTTGAACGCTCCCTCTTCCCTCCCACACAAAGCTGGACATCTAGATCGTGGACAATATAACATCGAGGCTCAATATTATGAAACGCAACAAACAAAGATGGCTCTGATCAAGAAATAATGGACCTTGAACCTAATTCAACCAAAACGCTAGTTCATGACTTAATATTACCCAAAACCAAGTAAGACAATAGTTTCATATCAACAATCAATGTCGGATACTCAAACAAGTTCTGTATTTTCCAAGGACAAGGAAACTAACCTTGTAGCTAACGGCTAGACGAGCTAGCTCTTGTGCTGCACCAAGGTCAGAAACTCCAGCTCTGACACTATAACCTTCACGCAACAGCATTTGTGCAATTCGGATACCAGCTTGCCCAGTGGCACCAGCAACAAACACTGTTCCAGGATCCTTTGCCCTTTGCCTTCCAAAAGACAAACCAGAAGATGTGTTCGTGCTAACAGGTATCAAAGATGTCACATCGGGTAACTTACCTGTTGAAGACAcaatataattaagtaattgAAAGCGTATTCTCTCTAacaacttaattttttaatcttttagaTAAGATAACAATACAATTCAATATGACATCCAGCAAGCTTTTATAGACAGAATTAAAGTAAATGTAGATGAAATGATTGTACAATTCAATATGGGTATTAGAGCAAGCACAATTCAATATGGTATTAGAGCAAGTAGACGCCTTGTATTCAAGTCTCAATATGGCATTCGAGCAAACATAAGCAGTGTGTTCAAGTCTCACTATCACTCGATATTAAAAAAAGAGCGACTTTTACGGACATAATTAAGTAAATTTAGATGAAATAGTCGCATAATTCAATATGATATTAGAGAAAACAGACGTATAGTGTTCAAGTCTCAAATATGGCATTAGAGCAAACATAAATCTTGCGTTCAAGTCTCACTGTCAACCATTATAAGAAAAACACTTCCACAAACATAATTAAGTATATTCAAATGAAATGGTCACATAGTTCAACATTACATAGTTCAACATTACCAAAAATAAGAAATCACGTATTAGATGAGATGATCACACAATTCGAACATTACCGAAATCAAAGTTGAAGGGGTTGCTAGAATTGCTTGTAGTTTCTTGATTTTGTCCAGATTTTTTAGCAGAAACATTGAATCTTGGATTCTTGAATGATAATCTTGGATGGGGTGTGGTTGAAAGGAGGAATGAATTTGAAGTAAGAGTTGGAGCCATGagatatgaattaattattttttttttgttttgggaaAGAGATAGCAGATGAATTGCTAACTCTTTCTATTCAATTACTATATTTTtgcatgaattttttttgttttttttaaaagtgaaaTTCCATATCTGTGGCATTTGATTCTGGTCTCAGAACAGAGAGTTTTAGGATTGAACAATTTTGTCCATTTGGATGGGGGAATAAAGTGGCTGTCCAATGAAATAATGCCACGTCAAATTTTATCTACAATAGAAAATTTTAAGCCAGTCGTTTATAATTGGTTCGAAAATAGCGGAAATGTTTTTGGAATGCTTAGATTTGGTTATGGTAAAATTCACgtcaatttccttttttttggggAACAAGGAACCTACAGTAAAATCTCGCTTTAATATAATAGTTCACAAGATGTATATCACACTAAGAGTTTCGTGAGAataactcaattaaaaaaaagaaaaattacttgattgagtgttttttaaaacttaattactgattttaacgatattttttatttattattattaatagcaatactatgataaatctacacttgtattaaaagtgaattatgtatacgatataaatgtattataagtgttttaaaatatatattatgtttgtgtagtatgaaactaacataatgtattataaatctattaaagtatgtgataaatgtattatccattaataaaacttgtattatatatgttttataaatagttctctgcaatatatattaaaactgtattataaatgtattataagtgttcagtgattttttttttattgttatagatagtaaatattttcttaatattgtatatttatataagttTCCCTTAAAAAAACGCATGCAACTGGTAAGAGCTGTCAAAATGGGCCGACCCAAAACATGTTGACTCATTTAACTAAATGACCTATAAAATAGCAGTCCAATCCAGTCCTAAGCGGGCTACGGATTGGGACGAATTAACTCTTCAATCAA
This Solanum dulcamara chromosome 8, daSolDulc1.2, whole genome shotgun sequence DNA region includes the following protein-coding sequences:
- the LOC129899257 gene encoding protein PLASTID TRANSCRIPTIONALLY ACTIVE 16, chloroplastic isoform X1, coding for MAPTLTSNSFLLSTTPHPRLSFKNPRFNVSAKKSGQNQETTSNSSNPFNFDFGKLPDVTSLIPVSTNTSSGLSFGRQRAKDPGTVFVAGATGQAGIRIAQMLLREGYSVRAGVSDLGAAQELARLAVSYKVISNDESKRLNAVASTFQDAESIAKAIGNASKVVVTIGKAEDGPTTEVTTTDAVQVIQAAQLAGVGHVAIVYDESSSGGSTYNVLDGITSFFNNLFSKSQTLTIAEFLQKIVETDLSYTLIKTSLTEDFSPESSYKIVVSAEGSAGADAYKVPKSQIAKLVVDVFSNTAVAENKVVEVFTDPLATSKTVDELFSAIPEDGRRKAYAEALEKLKAEEEARGVAEAAKRQEQEAKKLEKKEAKAAANIAKEVEEKASSASVPSVENLLDKAKGLSTGFSFEKFSSQLKSAVEKANEESDAQVATVRGQAKAKKLPAQKAVVKTPPRNPFASKKKEAPKPAKQTEIAATEKRKIFGGLFQQETIYVDD
- the LOC129899257 gene encoding protein PLASTID TRANSCRIPTIONALLY ACTIVE 16, chloroplastic isoform X2, whose product is MAPTLTSNSFLLSTTPHPRLSFKNPRFNVSAKKSGQNQETTSNSSNPFNFDFGNLPDVTSLIPVSTNTSSGLSFGRQRAKDPGTVFVAGATGQAGIRIAQMLLREGYSVRAGVSDLGAAQELARLAVSYKVISNDESKRLNAVASTFQDAESIAKAIGNASKVVVTIGKAEDGPTTEVTTTDAVQVIQAAQLAGVGHVAIVYDESSSGGSTYNVLDGITSFFNNLFSKSQTLTIAEFLQKIVETDLSYTLIKTSLTEDFSPESSYKIVVSAEGSAGADAYKVPKSQIAKLVVDVFSNTAVAENKVVEVFTDPLATSKTVDELFSAIPEDGRRKAYAEALEKLKAEEEARGVAEAAKRQEQEAKKLEKKEAKAAANIAKEVEEKASSASVPSVENLLDKAKGLSTGFSFEKFSSQLKSAVEKANEESDAQVATVRGQAKAKKLPAQKAVVKTPPRNPFASKKKEAPKPAKQTEIAATEKRKIFGGLFQQETIYVDD